The nucleotide window GTGCGAGCACGCTCTTGCCCACGCCGTTTCGCCCGACGAGGCCGGTATGGCGTCGGTCGAACTGGATGGAGAGCGGGGAGAAAAGTGGCTGGCCGTCGGGCCAGGCAAACGCCACGTCATGCAGCGTCAGAAAAGCTTCCGTCATGGGAACTCCAGGGTGCCGGTTGTCGATCCATCCATGGGGATGGGAATAGACAGGCTGTCGTGAAGACAGCGGCATCACTGGCGCATCGGACGAAACCTCTGGGAATGAAAGCGAGCGCGGACTATAGCCACGCTCGTTGGTGACGACAAGGCAGATCACGGCAATCGTTCATGTGCTGCTAGCAAATCGGCGCCTCCTGGCGGCGATTCAGGCCGTAATCGCGCAGAGTGAGAATCAGATGGCAGGTGAACTCCTGGCGCGGCCGCAGGAGCGTCCACAAGCCCCATGCCGCTCCCGCATTCGCGCATTCCAAAACCGTGGCGACTCTGCCTGCTTCCGTCAGATGGTCGAATACATCGGCGTCCGCCATCTGCTCGAATCGGGGAAGATCGCGCGCGGTACCGTCTAGTATCACAAACGCGCGCCCGTCGCCCGGTACCGACGCGGCACCCGGTTCGACAAGCCTGCCGACGCGTAGCCTGTAATCCTCAAAGAGATGCGCCCTTCCGATCGATTGCGCACCCCGATGCATGGATTCGTTTCGCCAGCGAACCAATGCCGCCTCACTTTCCCAGAAGGAAAGCGAAAGGAATGCGCCTGGGCGTGCCCTGCTCCGAAAGCGATCATTGGCGAGAAAGCCATCCATCGCCAACAACGCAGGACGCAGCTTGCCTGCTATGTCGAAATAGGTTTCGGTCTCCCCGGCCGCGGGTTTGACCTCGAAGGCAACCACGTACTTGGCCGCGGCCAGTGCACGAGGATCAGGGTGCACCCTGCTCATCGCCACCCTCCTGCCTTGCGGAATCGACGGTGTGGATAAAGGACGCAACGCTCTCATAGAGCGAGCGGCGATTGCGTTCGAGATGCATGACGTGGGTGCCATCGTCGATGCGCATCTGCCACTTCAGAGGACTTGCTGTGAAGCGAGCGATGAACGCCCTTGCGCCCTCGTCGTTCACGATGACGTCGTAGTTGCCATAAACCACGAAAATAGGGGCTGTCACATGGGCCGGATCATAGGGGTACTTGCCCGCCGCAGCCTCCTGAATATCCAGGTTGGGTCCTTCGGGAATCCGAAGCTGGTCCGGCTTGTCCCCGGGAACGTGAAGCGTCGCCGCGTCGAAGGCGGTCGCCCAGCGCCCGGCCATGGCTGGGTCAAGCAATGAGACGCCAGCCGGCAGTACTGACCGGAACTTCAGCTGGCCATATCGCTCCTCGGCCGTCAGGGGAAACCAGGCGGGATGCGCTTCCTGCTTTCCTTCCGGCGTGGCGGTCCTGGGCACGACGGGCCCGAAGAGCGTCAGTGATGCAAGAGCAGCGGGCTCCTGCGCGGCAAACGTAGCGGCAGGAAT belongs to Dyella terrae and includes:
- a CDS encoding antibiotic biosynthesis monooxygenase family protein gives rise to the protein MSRVHPDPRALAAAKYVVAFEVKPAAGETETYFDIAGKLRPALLAMDGFLANDRFRSRARPGAFLSLSFWESEAALVRWRNESMHRGAQSIGRAHLFEDYRLRVGRLVEPGAASVPGDGRAFVILDGTARDLPRFEQMADADVFDHLTEAGRVATVLECANAGAAWGLWTLLRPRQEFTCHLILTLRDYGLNRRQEAPIC
- a CDS encoding alpha/beta hydrolase, with the translated sequence MTSFNTLAGALILASQASVAKVETIPLHAANATTVALHCIEPSASGHRGVLFIHGSSFPTMLASGFEFSPGDSWLRFMAGRGYKACGLDFAGFGASDRPAAMLGAADAASPVLRATEAAGEIARAVAFLREHGMTSIHVVAHSWGTIPAATFAAQEPAALASLTLFGPVVPRTATPEGKQEAHPAWFPLTAEERYGQLKFRSVLPAGVSLLDPAMAGRWATAFDAATLHVPGDKPDQLRIPEGPNLDIQEAAAGKYPYDPAHVTAPIFVVYGNYDVIVNDEGARAFIARFTASPLKWQMRIDDGTHVMHLERNRRSLYESVASFIHTVDSARQEGGDEQGAP